The following proteins come from a genomic window of Terribacillus aidingensis:
- a CDS encoding DUF402 domain-containing protein — MKSMKYPDIPHYEWKGRLLRKTPEYVVVLCESGRELKHHTKNTTFTIDVTSLEYFFFKEGYTVAMEIEEGKILSYYCNIAMPSALNDNQLSFVDLDLDVVKRRNEDWMVVDEDEFEVNSVKYGYPAELKEYALRSLYLLQNKISDNLFPFDENDLELVRKYSMG; from the coding sequence ATGAAATCTATGAAATATCCCGACATTCCGCACTATGAATGGAAAGGTCGTTTATTGAGAAAAACGCCGGAGTATGTGGTGGTTCTTTGTGAAAGTGGCAGAGAGTTAAAACACCATACGAAAAATACAACCTTTACAATAGATGTAACTTCGTTGGAGTACTTCTTCTTTAAAGAAGGCTACACAGTTGCCATGGAGATTGAAGAAGGTAAAATACTCTCGTATTACTGCAATATTGCAATGCCTTCTGCGCTTAATGACAATCAGCTTAGTTTTGTTGATTTAGATTTGGATGTAGTGAAAAGAAGAAATGAAGACTGGATGGTTGTAGATGAAGATGAATTTGAGGTTAACAGTGTAAAGTATGGTTATCCCGCTGAGTTAAAGGAATATGCTTTAAGGTCATTGTATTTATTACAGAATAAAATAAGTGATAATTTGTTTCCTTTTGATGAGAATGATTTGGAGTTGGTAAGAAAATATAGCATGGGTTAA
- a CDS encoding response regulator transcription factor, producing MDTKELCRTLIVDDEILIRQGIKHYLDWEKEGFTIIGEASNGKEALELIETLNPHIVITDVVMPIMDGEALTRMVNEKYPNIGLIVLSSFSEFDYVRSAFQNGVIDYILKPKLNAEVLLKTLRLAAGQLKGFHLSSEGEHKQTLTEKLRILYEGTDIRMEEDAAYFPHKHFQVVSYRLEANKTTKPLHEYIDKEAGVLTLILQTSDLHIYLWNSDHTFSEGLFGELPKSGAVCSTEAFANLSELKGKQKELEKVESYRFFFPGKFYLSEDILPPLPEERQLFQLDRFIEECKRENFQEAFTYLEEHIGQMVLDYQQDIGEYKAFLNNIMFNLMVLLGNMDYQTEVLEKKKYSYFQQVGQSADVYTANQTVESFLKEVKRIVETEEGQGHMRKLTDYIKAHYHESLSLSDIANHFHFSPSYLSNYFSTHSKEGFSEYLNRIRIEAAISLLRQNDIPISKISEQVGFSDHSYFCRVFKKQTGYSPSQYRRKRMMS from the coding sequence TTGGATACAAAGGAATTGTGCAGGACGTTAATTGTCGATGATGAAATTCTTATCCGACAAGGCATCAAACACTATTTGGATTGGGAGAAGGAAGGGTTCACAATAATTGGGGAGGCTTCAAATGGAAAAGAAGCATTGGAACTGATTGAAACGCTGAACCCGCATATTGTTATCACGGATGTCGTCATGCCGATTATGGACGGCGAAGCTTTGACGAGGATGGTAAATGAAAAATACCCGAATATCGGACTGATTGTTCTGAGCAGCTTCAGTGAATTCGATTATGTACGAAGTGCTTTTCAGAACGGAGTTATCGATTATATTCTCAAACCAAAGCTGAATGCAGAAGTGCTGCTGAAGACTTTGCGCCTTGCAGCAGGACAACTGAAAGGATTTCACCTTAGCAGTGAGGGAGAGCATAAGCAAACCTTAACGGAAAAATTGCGTATTCTCTATGAAGGAACTGATATCCGTATGGAAGAAGATGCTGCATATTTTCCGCATAAGCATTTTCAAGTAGTAAGCTATAGACTGGAAGCAAATAAGACAACGAAGCCGCTTCATGAATATATAGATAAGGAAGCGGGAGTCCTAACGTTGATCTTACAAACTTCAGATCTGCACATATACTTGTGGAACAGCGACCATACATTCAGTGAGGGTTTATTTGGGGAATTACCGAAATCAGGTGCTGTATGCAGTACAGAAGCTTTTGCTAATCTCTCGGAACTGAAAGGAAAGCAAAAGGAACTGGAAAAAGTCGAGAGTTATCGGTTTTTCTTTCCGGGGAAGTTTTATCTGTCGGAAGACATCCTGCCGCCACTGCCTGAGGAGAGACAGTTATTTCAATTGGATCGATTTATCGAAGAGTGCAAGCGGGAAAATTTTCAGGAAGCTTTTACTTATTTAGAGGAACATATCGGACAGATGGTTCTGGATTACCAACAGGATATTGGCGAATACAAAGCTTTTCTGAATAATATTATGTTCAATCTAATGGTGCTGCTTGGCAATATGGATTACCAGACAGAGGTGCTGGAGAAGAAGAAGTATTCGTATTTCCAACAAGTCGGCCAATCAGCGGATGTTTATACAGCTAATCAGACGGTTGAATCATTTTTAAAAGAAGTAAAGCGGATTGTGGAAACAGAGGAAGGACAGGGACATATGCGGAAACTGACGGATTATATCAAGGCGCATTATCATGAATCGTTATCATTATCTGATATTGCGAACCATTTCCATTTTAGTCCTTCTTATTTATCCAATTATTTTTCGACCCATAGCAAAGAGGGTTTCAGCGAGTACCTTAACCGTATCCGAATTGAGGCAGCTATTTCCTTGCTCAGACAAAACGATATACCTATTTCAAAAATCAGTGAGCAAGTCGGATTTTCAGATCACAGTTATTTTTGTCGTGTTTTCAAAAAGCAAACAGGCTATTCTCCTTCGCAATATCGGCGAAAACGGATGATGAGCTAA
- a CDS encoding NUDIX domain-containing protein — MFIVNVEGAIHRDGKWLMITRSEKEEHAAGCLSMVGGKCDLEGVSSDILERTLKREIFEEVGIEVENLTYINSSSFVTDKGTHVIDIVFLCQGIAGEPYAKSVEEVGEVMWLTTEDILVHKNAPSYLKENITLAANKLTFVKEV, encoded by the coding sequence ATGTTTATAGTCAATGTAGAAGGTGCCATTCACCGTGATGGAAAATGGCTTATGATCACAAGAAGTGAAAAGGAAGAGCATGCAGCAGGATGCCTTTCTATGGTTGGCGGTAAGTGTGATTTGGAAGGCGTATCTTCTGATATTTTGGAAAGGACACTGAAGCGGGAGATTTTTGAAGAGGTAGGTATCGAAGTGGAGAACTTAACTTATATTAACAGCTCTTCATTTGTAACGGATAAGGGTACGCATGTTATTGATATCGTTTTTCTTTGTCAGGGTATAGCTGGTGAACCTTATGCAAAGAGCGTGGAAGAAGTAGGTGAAGTGATGTGGCTGACGACGGAGGATATATTGGTACATAAAAATGCGCCTTCCTACTTAAAAGAGAATATTACACTAGCTGCTAACAAGCTCACCTTTGTAAAAGAAGTCTGA
- a CDS encoding SAM-dependent methyltransferase, protein MNEVRVVIGAGPYMNNPDWLHTQEEELNVLDEKTWRTRFCEGSIKAILAEHVWEHLTYEEGLEAAKICLRYLQPSGYIRCAVPDGYFPDDTYQDIVKVGGPGPEDHPAASHKIVYNYKLFTELFQAAGFKVKLLEYCDEEGNFHQNTWDGAGGVIFRSKKYDLRNQGEKIVFPSLIIDAIKL, encoded by the coding sequence ATGAATGAGGTAAGAGTTGTTATTGGCGCAGGCCCATACATGAATAACCCTGATTGGCTGCACACACAAGAAGAAGAACTGAATGTATTGGATGAAAAAACATGGCGAACCAGGTTCTGTGAAGGTTCTATAAAAGCCATTTTAGCGGAGCATGTATGGGAACATCTCACTTATGAAGAAGGTTTAGAGGCAGCAAAGATTTGCTTGCGTTATCTGCAGCCTTCTGGTTATATTCGCTGTGCCGTTCCCGATGGCTATTTTCCAGATGATACTTACCAAGATATTGTGAAGGTTGGAGGCCCAGGGCCAGAAGACCATCCGGCTGCCAGTCATAAAATAGTGTATAACTATAAGTTGTTTACAGAGTTGTTCCAAGCTGCCGGATTTAAAGTTAAATTGCTAGAGTATTGTGATGAAGAGGGAAACTTTCATCAAAATACTTGGGATGGAGCTGGTGGAGTCATCTTTCGATCCAAGAAGTATGACCTTAGAAACCAAGGAGAAAAAATAGTTTTTCCTTCACTTATAATAGATGCAATAAAGTTGTGA
- a CDS encoding PrpF domain-containing protein, whose translation MEKIRIVYMRGGTSKAVFLHETDMPAETEDWTPFLLDLMGSPDKRQIDGLGGANSLTSKAAIIRKAETDKDFDVYYTFAQVSITDETVDMKGNCGNISSAVGPFAIQEGLVPVTEPITTVRIWNTNTQKLIIAEVAVKDGDVQTTGSTAIPGVPGYGSEIVLTFCHAEGSVTGELLPTGNVTDVLETSFGSVRCSIVDAANPLVFVEAADLGLQETILPAAFSEADLQRCEELRAAAAELCGFTTRENATKLSPAVPKLTLIGKAQAFTDMNENKYSTEDMDIHVRMLSMQRPHEALAITGAICTTAACAIPGTLPHKLARKTAGNLRIAHPSGITETAYSSLSEIKVIRTARRILEGTAYVKKNYNLKEVFAAEN comes from the coding sequence ATGGAAAAAATCCGTATCGTCTACATGCGCGGCGGCACAAGTAAAGCTGTTTTCCTACATGAAACAGACATGCCTGCAGAAACGGAAGACTGGACACCATTCCTTCTTGATCTGATGGGAAGCCCAGACAAACGGCAAATCGATGGATTGGGGGGTGCCAATTCCCTAACGAGCAAAGCTGCCATCATTCGAAAAGCTGAGACCGATAAAGACTTTGATGTCTACTATACTTTTGCACAAGTGAGTATTACAGATGAAACAGTCGATATGAAAGGAAACTGCGGCAATATTTCTTCTGCTGTAGGTCCATTTGCAATTCAGGAAGGACTTGTCCCTGTCACAGAGCCGATTACGACCGTAAGAATTTGGAATACGAATACCCAAAAATTGATTATTGCCGAAGTAGCAGTTAAGGATGGTGACGTCCAAACCACAGGTTCGACAGCCATACCTGGAGTACCTGGTTATGGGTCGGAGATTGTTTTGACATTTTGCCATGCAGAGGGATCCGTGACTGGCGAGTTGTTACCTACCGGAAATGTTACCGATGTACTTGAGACGAGCTTTGGCAGCGTTCGCTGTTCTATTGTTGATGCTGCCAATCCTTTAGTTTTTGTAGAAGCTGCTGACCTCGGCTTACAAGAGACCATTCTGCCAGCTGCATTCTCAGAAGCAGACCTGCAGCGATGCGAGGAATTGCGTGCTGCTGCAGCTGAACTCTGCGGATTTACCACTAGAGAAAATGCCACTAAGCTTTCTCCGGCAGTACCAAAACTCACATTGATCGGAAAAGCACAAGCGTTTACTGATATGAACGAGAATAAGTACTCGACTGAAGATATGGATATCCATGTGCGCATGCTATCGATGCAAAGACCTCATGAAGCACTTGCAATAACTGGTGCAATCTGCACAACTGCTGCATGTGCTATTCCTGGAACTTTGCCGCATAAGCTTGCTCGAAAAACAGCAGGAAACTTACGTATTGCCCATCCTTCCGGCATTACTGAAACAGCATACAGCAGCTTGTCAGAAATAAAAGTAATACGTACAGCCAGAAGAATCCTCGAAGGCACTGCATATGTAAAGAAGAACTATAATTTAAAAGAAGTATTTGCTGCAGAGAATTAA
- a CDS encoding LysR family transcriptional regulator — protein sequence MDEKDWLLLKLLGEEKSVTKAAERLFTSQPSLTYRIQKIEESFNVKLFTKRNRGITLTVEGEYLTDYAVEMLRKLKETKDAIANLGKDVQGTLRLAVSSNFAQYKLPGLLTKFSSIYPNVQYNVQTGWSTRVMKLLDEGDVHLGILRGNHRWQGVKEILTREQLYVISKQQISIGQLPLLPFIKYNTDTSLKTIIDGWIHEHLQHAPLTAMEVDRQETCKEMVKHGLGYSIVPEICLRESDQLYRIGLTNEKGEPLLRETWLMYDPKSLDLQVVKAFIGFLKQEQHVTI from the coding sequence ATGGATGAAAAGGATTGGCTATTATTAAAGCTATTAGGTGAAGAAAAGAGTGTCACAAAAGCTGCTGAGAGATTATTCACATCTCAGCCCTCTTTGACATACCGCATTCAAAAGATTGAGGAGAGTTTTAACGTAAAGCTGTTTACAAAGCGGAATAGGGGAATCACCCTGACAGTAGAAGGGGAGTACCTTACAGATTATGCTGTCGAGATGCTGCGAAAGCTCAAAGAAACAAAGGATGCGATTGCTAATCTAGGTAAGGATGTGCAAGGCACGCTGCGTTTAGCAGTTTCTAGTAATTTCGCTCAATATAAACTGCCGGGCTTGCTGACAAAGTTCTCTTCCATTTATCCGAATGTCCAATACAATGTACAGACTGGCTGGAGTACGAGGGTGATGAAGTTACTGGATGAAGGGGATGTACATTTAGGCATTTTGCGTGGAAATCATCGCTGGCAAGGAGTAAAGGAAATACTGACGAGGGAACAATTGTACGTCATTTCAAAACAGCAGATCAGCATAGGTCAGCTGCCTTTACTTCCTTTTATTAAATACAATACAGACACATCGTTGAAAACAATTATAGATGGATGGATACATGAACATCTGCAGCATGCACCGCTCACAGCAATGGAGGTGGATAGACAGGAAACGTGTAAAGAAATGGTGAAACATGGCTTAGGTTATTCGATAGTACCTGAAATTTGCCTGCGTGAATCCGATCAGCTTTACCGTATTGGTCTGACGAATGAAAAGGGAGAGCCTTTGCTTCGTGAAACATGGTTAATGTATGACCCGAAATCACTTGATCTGCAAGTGGTAAAAGCATTCATCGGCTTTTTGAAACAGGAACAGCATGTAACAATATAA
- a CDS encoding histidine kinase yields the protein MNLIKDRLQPNGLFMKMFLITVALIILVAITVTLTTIRMAEQFFVEKFSITNSQIIDQIQYDFEELNYSIVMAATDIGQSSTIEAYLSEKEPDNERIMSLYLVMSQIDHLREQLGDQNVEIAIADQDAISYRTNFTYWPAAPTDIRNHDITETITKEPNKLLYFQDSREASDNYVIAAKALLDRETDQSYGAVYFPIKEGQLRSFYTDYVKPGNDFYVLDQNGKVVSSSLTNAIGQSLPELSQQAKNMQADEETYREVEFQDTNQIMLAEYLPYFDMYLVNMVDKQTAVGNLIDTKQIALLLAGVVVLALIIVFLVTKRLTNSLSKLVKDIEAVPKKGLKRRLVYEGTYETNQIGLAFNSMMDELQVYVEKLIEAQKQQRHAELAALQQQINPHFLYNTMASIKFLVMMGEREEAEKTIDAFITLLQNTIGNVDESVTVELELQNLKNYVLINQKRYGDRIQVQFMVSPDCLDYLIPKLILQPFIENSFFHAFNKTAEGTITVLVWKEADDLVCEVADDGDGMAACADLPNTNRNRQLFSGIGVKNVHERIQLLYGTEYGVSITSETGQGTKVKLRLPAVKEEERDVI from the coding sequence ATGAACTTGATCAAAGACCGTCTTCAGCCCAATGGTCTGTTTATGAAGATGTTCCTTATAACTGTTGCACTTATTATTTTAGTTGCTATTACCGTAACTCTTACGACAATCCGGATGGCTGAGCAGTTTTTCGTAGAAAAGTTCAGCATTACCAATTCGCAGATCATCGATCAGATTCAGTATGATTTTGAAGAATTGAATTACAGCATTGTGATGGCGGCTACCGATATCGGTCAGAGCAGCACAATCGAGGCTTATTTATCAGAGAAAGAGCCGGATAATGAGCGTATTATGAGTCTTTACCTTGTAATGAGCCAAATTGATCATCTGCGGGAACAGCTAGGTGATCAAAATGTGGAGATAGCAATTGCTGATCAAGATGCAATCTCATACAGGACGAACTTTACGTATTGGCCTGCAGCACCAACAGATATTCGTAATCATGACATTACGGAAACGATCACCAAGGAGCCGAACAAGCTGCTTTATTTTCAGGATTCAAGAGAAGCATCCGATAATTATGTCATTGCGGCGAAGGCACTGCTTGATCGGGAAACAGATCAATCATATGGCGCGGTTTACTTTCCGATTAAAGAGGGGCAGCTGCGTTCCTTTTACACAGACTACGTAAAGCCGGGGAATGATTTTTATGTACTGGATCAAAACGGCAAGGTGGTCTCAAGCAGTTTAACGAATGCCATCGGGCAATCGCTTCCTGAGCTTAGTCAGCAGGCAAAAAATATGCAAGCCGATGAAGAAACGTACCGGGAGGTCGAGTTTCAGGATACCAATCAAATTATGCTGGCAGAATATCTGCCTTATTTTGATATGTACCTAGTTAATATGGTGGACAAGCAGACCGCTGTCGGAAATCTGATTGATACAAAGCAAATTGCATTATTGCTAGCAGGTGTTGTCGTTCTTGCCCTGATCATTGTTTTCCTTGTTACGAAGCGGCTGACCAACTCCCTATCGAAGCTTGTTAAAGACATTGAAGCTGTACCAAAGAAAGGACTGAAGCGGCGGCTCGTGTATGAAGGTACATACGAAACAAATCAAATTGGCCTTGCTTTCAACAGCATGATGGATGAACTGCAAGTATATGTAGAGAAACTCATCGAAGCCCAAAAACAGCAGCGTCATGCGGAGCTGGCTGCATTGCAGCAGCAGATCAATCCCCACTTCCTTTATAATACGATGGCTTCCATCAAGTTCTTGGTCATGATGGGGGAAAGGGAAGAAGCTGAAAAAACGATTGATGCGTTCATCACGCTTTTGCAAAATACAATCGGCAATGTTGATGAGTCGGTTACCGTAGAGCTGGAACTGCAGAATTTAAAAAACTATGTGCTGATCAATCAGAAACGGTACGGGGATAGGATTCAGGTACAGTTTATGGTGTCACCGGATTGTTTGGACTATCTTATTCCAAAGCTGATATTGCAGCCATTTATCGAAAACTCATTTTTCCATGCTTTCAATAAAACAGCTGAAGGCACTATTACAGTGCTTGTATGGAAAGAAGCAGACGACCTTGTATGTGAAGTAGCCGATGATGGCGATGGAATGGCAGCATGTGCAGATTTGCCTAATACAAACCGCAATCGACAGCTGTTTTCCGGTATCGGTGTCAAAAATGTACATGAACGAATCCAGCTTCTGTATGGAACAGAATATGGTGTGTCCATCACGAGTGAGACAGGTCAGGGGACGAAAGTAAAATTAAGGCTGCCGGCAGTAAAAGAAGAAGAAAGAGACGTAATATGA
- a CDS encoding aldo/keto reductase: protein MAVEQLKNFAANRDKTIAQLAMRWVLEQDGVDVAIWGAYSPDQLDEVTGVEDLSLSKENLLAIDQILKLHINDWSSNYLDAYAPSERSKVHA, encoded by the coding sequence ATGGCGGTCGAGCAATTGAAGAACTTCGCAGCCAACCGCGATAAGACAATCGCTCAATTAGCGATGCGTTGGGTACTGGAACAAGACGGAGTGGATGTAGCCATTTGGGGTGCTTATTCGCCAGATCAACTAGATGAAGTGACAGGTGTTGAGGACTTGTCTCTCAGCAAGGAAAACCTGCTTGCCATCGACCAGATCCTGAAGCTGCATATCAATGACTGGAGCAGCAACTATCTGGATGCCTATGCACCCTCAGAAAGATCGAAAGTCCACGCATAA
- a CDS encoding Zn-dependent hydrolase, with amino-acid sequence MDLKRLEKTLHEMNQFGRSKEGVTRLAYSKEERQAAEHFSNLCRKEGMDVRIDTCGNVIARREGSNPDLPVVACGSHLDTVIHGGNYDGTLGVIAALEVIRSLNDKGVKTEHPIEIIAFACEESSRFGVSTIGSKATAGILELESLSELSDSEGKFIRNIFSECSLNFNEIDKSTRQKEEFKVFLEMHIEQGPVLERRQKQIGIVTGIAAPTRFEVKIKGQASHSGTTPMDYRRDAFLSAAEIALLLEQAAKREAGNGTVATVGACEVKPGSMNVIPDLATMKIEIRGTSTDSKNRVIKSLFTAVKQVEQKRNVSIEYSKLSDEHPINLDKEVIDSLSLSCEQKGYTYTHMASGAGHDAMNMALLCPTGLLFVPSKNGLSHHPDEYTEMEQIGIGADLLETAIIKFAG; translated from the coding sequence ATGGATTTAAAACGCTTAGAGAAGACATTGCATGAAATGAATCAGTTTGGTCGTTCGAAAGAGGGAGTAACGCGCTTAGCATATTCTAAAGAAGAGCGACAAGCAGCCGAACATTTTAGCAACCTTTGCAGAAAAGAAGGCATGGATGTTCGGATTGATACTTGTGGAAATGTGATAGCACGCAGGGAAGGCAGTAACCCTGATCTTCCTGTCGTAGCATGCGGTTCCCATTTAGATACAGTAATCCATGGTGGAAATTACGATGGAACATTAGGCGTTATAGCAGCCCTCGAGGTTATTCGCAGCTTAAATGATAAAGGTGTTAAAACAGAACACCCGATTGAGATCATTGCTTTTGCCTGTGAAGAATCGTCAAGATTCGGTGTTTCCACAATAGGCAGCAAGGCAACGGCAGGAATATTAGAATTGGAATCTTTATCTGAGCTTAGTGACAGCGAAGGGAAATTTATTCGCAATATATTTTCTGAATGTTCCCTTAATTTTAACGAGATAGATAAGAGTACCCGTCAGAAAGAGGAGTTTAAAGTATTTCTAGAAATGCACATTGAGCAAGGTCCTGTTTTAGAAAGACGACAAAAACAGATTGGTATAGTTACAGGAATTGCTGCTCCAACACGATTTGAAGTAAAAATTAAAGGGCAAGCATCTCACTCAGGAACGACACCAATGGATTATCGAAGGGATGCCTTCTTGAGTGCAGCCGAAATAGCCTTGCTGCTGGAGCAGGCCGCAAAAAGGGAAGCTGGTAACGGAACGGTGGCAACAGTGGGTGCATGTGAAGTTAAACCAGGATCAATGAATGTGATACCAGATCTGGCTACGATGAAAATTGAGATAAGGGGAACTTCTACTGATTCAAAGAATAGAGTAATTAAAAGCCTATTTACTGCGGTAAAACAAGTAGAGCAAAAGCGAAATGTTAGTATTGAGTACAGTAAGTTGAGTGATGAGCATCCTATCAATCTTGATAAAGAAGTAATAGATTCCCTGTCTCTTAGTTGTGAGCAAAAAGGATATACGTATACACATATGGCAAGTGGAGCAGGACATGATGCAATGAATATGGCATTGCTTTGTCCAACTGGGTTACTATTTGTACCTTCTAAAAATGGTTTAAGCCATCATCCTGATGAATACACAGAAATGGAGCAGATTGGTATAGGAGCTGATTTATTAGAAACGGCAATTATAAAGTTTGCAGGATAA
- a CDS encoding citrate:proton symporter has protein sequence MLTILGFSMMIVFTVLIMSKKLSPIVALTLTPIFFALIGGFGGSLGDMILDGLQTVASSAALLLFAILFFGILIDAGLFDPLIKKILVLVKGDPVKIAIGSAVLAMLIALDGDGTTTYMITVSAMLPLYKRIGMNPLVMATVAMLALSIISGMTPWGGPATRAIAVLGLDLSEFFVPLLPTMLGGMIFVVFTAFMLGLKERKRIGVTEIKSGNYESEPYMAAALEGDLLKRPKLRWINLFLVIAILVLLVMGIMHPAVLFLIGFVLALSINYPNIQIQKERIAEHASNAITVVLLVFAAGVFAGILSGTEMVNAIAGSIVAFVPPSMGELFPVVVAITSLPLTFVLSNDAYYFGMVPIFAEAASAYGVDPIEIARASILGQPVHLMSPLVASTILLVSMLKIDLGAFQRYAVKWAVLTSLFIILVAIVTGAITFR, from the coding sequence ATGCTGACGATATTAGGTTTTTCTATGATGATTGTATTTACTGTTCTGATTATGTCTAAAAAGCTTTCTCCCATTGTTGCTTTGACGTTAACACCGATTTTCTTTGCTTTAATTGGAGGATTTGGAGGAAGCCTTGGAGATATGATTTTGGATGGACTGCAAACTGTTGCGAGTTCGGCAGCCTTGCTGTTATTCGCTATCTTGTTTTTCGGAATCCTTATTGATGCCGGGCTATTTGATCCATTAATTAAGAAAATACTAGTACTAGTAAAGGGTGATCCTGTAAAAATTGCGATTGGATCAGCTGTACTGGCAATGCTGATTGCATTGGACGGTGATGGAACCACTACTTACATGATCACGGTTTCCGCAATGCTTCCTTTGTATAAACGGATTGGTATGAATCCGCTTGTTATGGCAACAGTCGCGATGCTGGCCTTGAGTATCATCAGTGGTATGACTCCTTGGGGAGGTCCTGCAACCAGAGCAATCGCGGTACTGGGGCTCGATCTTTCGGAATTCTTTGTCCCGCTTCTGCCCACTATGCTTGGAGGTATGATTTTCGTAGTCTTTACTGCTTTTATGCTCGGTCTTAAGGAACGGAAACGTATAGGAGTGACGGAAATAAAATCCGGTAACTATGAGTCAGAACCATATATGGCTGCAGCTTTGGAAGGGGACTTACTGAAGCGGCCAAAGCTTCGCTGGATAAATTTATTCCTTGTCATAGCTATCTTGGTATTGCTGGTAATGGGAATTATGCATCCGGCAGTACTCTTCCTCATAGGTTTTGTGTTGGCTCTATCTATCAATTACCCTAATATCCAAATACAAAAAGAGCGTATTGCGGAACATGCAAGCAATGCAATCACAGTTGTTTTGCTTGTCTTTGCTGCAGGTGTTTTCGCTGGCATATTGTCCGGAACAGAAATGGTCAATGCAATTGCAGGTTCGATTGTCGCATTCGTTCCGCCGTCCATGGGTGAACTTTTCCCGGTAGTTGTAGCTATCACAAGTCTTCCATTGACCTTTGTTCTTTCAAATGATGCGTATTACTTCGGTATGGTACCTATATTCGCTGAAGCTGCATCTGCTTATGGTGTTGATCCTATTGAAATCGCCAGGGCTTCCATTTTAGGGCAGCCGGTACATCTAATGAGCCCGCTTGTAGCTTCTACGATATTGCTTGTCAGTATGTTGAAAATCGATCTTGGTGCATTTCAGCGATATGCAGTTAAATGGGCTGTTTTGACTTCATTATTCATTATTCTCGTAGCGATAGTAACAGGTGCCATTACATTCCGATGA